A window of Bradyrhizobium sp. AZCC 1610 contains these coding sequences:
- a CDS encoding YkgB family protein, whose translation MSLFNIPVSTPVLAPVAIAGWRDHAGHVLVYAEPLGRFGLYASLAIVYAWFGGMKFTDYEAQGLVPLVENSPLLSWFYALFSVRGFSTLLGFVELGIGLLIALRLANPIFSAAGGLLSAGLLVTTISFMISTPGVFVAELGPPAITVAPGPFLLKDVGLLALSFWIFVDSLKAVVRS comes from the coding sequence ATGTCACTCTTCAATATCCCGGTCTCAACGCCGGTCCTTGCGCCGGTCGCCATTGCCGGTTGGCGCGATCACGCGGGGCATGTGCTCGTCTACGCCGAACCACTCGGCCGGTTCGGACTCTACGCCTCGCTCGCGATCGTCTATGCCTGGTTCGGTGGCATGAAATTCACGGACTACGAGGCACAAGGCCTGGTGCCGCTCGTGGAGAACAGCCCGCTTCTGAGCTGGTTTTATGCACTGTTCTCGGTACGCGGCTTCTCGACCCTCCTTGGCTTTGTTGAACTTGGCATCGGACTACTGATCGCTCTTAGACTGGCGAACCCGATATTCTCCGCAGCGGGCGGTCTGCTTTCGGCGGGGCTCTTGGTCACGACCATCAGCTTCATGATCTCGACGCCAGGCGTCTTCGTGGCCGAACTCGGCCCACCAGCCATTACCGTGGCGCCCGGTCCGTTTCTTCTGAAGGATGTCGGTCTTCTCGCTCTCTCCTTCTGGATCTTCGTCGACTCGCTGAAGGCCGTCGTTCGCAGTTGA
- a CDS encoding thioredoxin family protein yields MSIRKRLTTAVLAIAIAAPIADFFWSKSMPQATTSRFQWTSARATAGQSQLTSLKGANEWLNSEQLTPEALRGKVVLIDFWTYTCINWLRTAPYVQAWAQKYKDQGLVVIGVHSPEFAFEKDINNVRRAVKGLGITYPVAVDSEHAIWRGFDNNYWPALYFVDAQGRVRHHHFGEGSYDESERFIQKLLAEAGAASIDRNLVAVDPRGFEVAADWATLKSVENYLGYVRTENFASPGGAIRNEPKAYQQPARLRPNEWALAGDWTVRDDASVLNASGGVLATRFHARDVNLVMSPPASATPVRFRVTIDGKPPGDAHGLDVDEQGYGAVTEQRLYQLIRQPGAIVERTVEVEFLNLGVEAFAFTFG; encoded by the coding sequence ATGAGCATCCGCAAACGACTGACAACCGCAGTTCTCGCCATCGCGATCGCGGCCCCAATCGCCGACTTCTTCTGGAGCAAGTCCATGCCGCAGGCAACAACATCGAGGTTTCAGTGGACGTCGGCCCGGGCGACCGCCGGCCAGTCGCAACTGACTTCGCTCAAGGGAGCGAACGAATGGCTGAATTCGGAGCAGCTGACGCCGGAGGCGCTACGCGGCAAGGTCGTCCTGATCGATTTCTGGACCTACACCTGCATCAACTGGCTGCGGACCGCGCCCTACGTCCAGGCGTGGGCACAGAAGTACAAGGATCAGGGACTGGTGGTGATCGGCGTCCATTCGCCGGAGTTCGCGTTCGAAAAGGACATCAACAACGTGCGACGGGCCGTGAAAGGACTGGGGATCACCTATCCCGTCGCCGTGGACAGCGAGCACGCGATTTGGCGCGGCTTCGACAACAACTACTGGCCGGCGCTCTACTTCGTCGATGCTCAGGGACGCGTCCGCCATCATCATTTCGGCGAAGGCTCGTACGACGAGTCCGAGAGGTTCATTCAGAAGCTCCTGGCCGAGGCCGGAGCCGCCAGCATCGATCGCAATCTCGTCGCGGTCGATCCCCGCGGCTTCGAAGTCGCAGCCGACTGGGCAACGCTCAAATCAGTTGAGAACTATCTTGGATACGTTCGCACGGAAAACTTCGCTTCACCGGGCGGCGCCATCCGCAACGAGCCCAAAGCGTATCAGCAGCCCGCTCGTCTGCGGCCAAATGAGTGGGCGCTCGCCGGAGACTGGACGGTGCGCGACGACGCCTCGGTGCTGAACGCATCGGGGGGCGTGCTTGCGACCCGATTTCACGCCCGCGACGTCAATCTCGTCATGAGCCCACCAGCCTCAGCAACTCCGGTGCGCTTCCGCGTGACGATCGACGGCAAACCGCCGGGCGACGCGCACGGCCTCGACGTGGATGAGCAAGGTTACGGCGCGGTGACCGAACAGCGCCTTTATCAATTGATCCGACAGCCAGGCGCCATTGTCGAGCGAACGGTGGAAGTCGAGTTCCTCAACTTAGGCGTCGAGGCCTTCGCGTTTACGTTTGGCTAA
- a CDS encoding FAD-binding oxidoreductase encodes MSQSVHVHAFCDLLDVGGVVDDPERIATYTTDQRQLFTGSTLAVLRPATTKQVADIVLLAAKLGIGIVPQGGNTSYCGGATPDASGRQIIVSLERMDRIREVDPLSMSISVDAGAILKNVQDAAATAGLLLPLSLGAEGSCRIGGNIGTNAGGLSVVRYGMTRDLLLGIEAVLSDGTVVSDMRKLRKNNTGYDIKQCFVGSEGTLGIVTGAVLRLAPLPIRRATAWLKLATGAPLAELLALVRRESADLLTTFEFMTARSIALASEAMTNPPSVRAGAGGTVLAELTSSSRHLDLDGLMEAVLAEAIESGWIEDAFLAQSGSQRTAMWEVRETIPEGEKRRNGSVKHDISVPLSAIQRFLDLAGSQVRSYDADLELSVYGHVGDGNLHYNVLVPPDVDRIEFTKRIESGLSRQLYDTAAALGGTFSAEHGVGRFKKHLLEQYGDVGRIAAMRRIKTAFDPANIMNAGAMVSPLGK; translated from the coding sequence ATGTCTCAGTCAGTACACGTTCACGCCTTTTGCGACCTTCTGGACGTCGGGGGCGTCGTCGACGATCCAGAGCGGATCGCCACCTACACGACGGATCAACGCCAGCTCTTCACGGGGTCAACGCTGGCCGTACTGAGGCCGGCGACGACGAAGCAGGTCGCCGACATCGTGCTGCTGGCGGCAAAACTGGGCATCGGAATCGTTCCGCAGGGCGGCAACACGAGCTACTGCGGCGGTGCGACGCCGGACGCCTCCGGACGGCAGATCATCGTGAGCCTTGAGCGGATGGACAGGATCCGCGAAGTCGATCCCCTCTCCATGAGCATCTCAGTAGACGCCGGCGCTATCCTGAAGAACGTACAGGACGCCGCGGCGACCGCTGGACTTCTGTTGCCGCTCAGCCTCGGCGCGGAAGGCAGTTGCCGGATCGGCGGCAACATCGGAACGAACGCTGGCGGACTGTCCGTCGTCAGATACGGGATGACTCGCGATCTGCTCCTCGGGATCGAGGCGGTTCTGTCGGACGGCACGGTGGTTTCGGACATGCGCAAACTACGGAAGAATAATACAGGCTACGACATCAAACAGTGCTTCGTTGGAAGCGAGGGAACTCTCGGCATCGTCACGGGCGCTGTGTTGCGCCTCGCGCCCTTGCCGATCCGCCGCGCGACCGCCTGGCTGAAGCTCGCGACGGGCGCCCCGCTCGCCGAGCTTCTCGCCCTGGTACGTCGCGAATCCGCGGACCTGCTCACCACCTTCGAATTCATGACGGCCCGATCGATCGCGCTCGCGAGCGAAGCGATGACCAACCCGCCCTCCGTCCGCGCCGGCGCTGGGGGCACCGTACTTGCCGAGCTCACCTCCTCCTCGCGTCATCTCGATCTCGATGGACTGATGGAAGCCGTTCTGGCCGAAGCGATCGAGTCCGGATGGATCGAGGACGCCTTCCTGGCGCAGAGCGGATCGCAGCGGACCGCGATGTGGGAGGTACGCGAGACCATCCCGGAGGGCGAGAAGCGCCGGAACGGGTCGGTGAAGCACGACATTTCTGTACCGCTTTCCGCCATTCAACGTTTTCTGGATTTAGCCGGCTCACAGGTACGGTCGTATGACGCCGACCTTGAGCTGTCCGTCTATGGACACGTCGGCGACGGCAATCTGCACTACAACGTGCTGGTGCCTCCCGACGTCGACCGGATAGAGTTCACCAAGCGGATCGAAAGCGGCCTGTCGCGGCAACTCTACGACACGGCCGCGGCGCTCGGCGGCACGTTTAGCGCGGAGCACGGCGTCGGCCGGTTCAAGAAGCATCTTTTGGAGCAGTATGGCGACGTCGGCCGCATCGCTGCGATGCGCCGAATCAAGACCGCCTTTGATCCAGCGAACATCATGAACGCCGGCGCGATGGTTTCCCCGTTGGGGAAGTAA
- a CDS encoding aldehyde dehydrogenase family protein — MTSAVRHLTEAGLLGKFYIDGEWRKPTGSATAVVVNPATEQPIAEVALGSNEDVDRAVSAAERAFAGWSCKPAAERAALLDRIHGLILERLELFAQALTSEMGAAITYARRAQVPLAAEHIRVARDNLATYSFISRRGSTAIMREAIGVCGLITPWNWPLYQITAKVGPALAAGCTVVLKPSELSPLSALLFAEVMDDAGCPPGVFNLVNGTGPVVGTGLASHPQIDMISITGSTRAGILVAQAAAVTVKRVAQELGGKSPNIILPDAELSRAVPLGVGAAFRNLGQSCSAPTRMLVSRSQMAKVEVLAAAAASEMVVGDPLAESTTHGPIANRPQFERIQAMIGVGLEEGAKLVSGGPGRPDNLQIGLYSRPTIFSNVRRGMRIAHEEIFGPVLSIIPYDTIDEAIEIANDTIYGLGAHVQGMDMETVRAVAGRIRSGQVHLNCPDWDPNAPFGGYKRSGNGREYGIEGMEEYLETKAVLGFYR, encoded by the coding sequence CGGAAGCCGACTGGATCGGCGACGGCGGTCGTCGTTAACCCGGCGACCGAGCAGCCGATCGCTGAAGTTGCGCTCGGCAGCAATGAGGATGTAGACCGCGCTGTCTCCGCCGCTGAACGAGCCTTTGCCGGCTGGTCTTGCAAGCCGGCTGCGGAGCGGGCAGCGCTGCTCGACCGGATCCATGGTTTGATCCTCGAGCGGCTGGAACTGTTCGCGCAGGCGCTCACGAGCGAAATGGGTGCCGCTATCACCTATGCGCGCCGAGCCCAGGTGCCGCTGGCCGCCGAACATATCCGCGTCGCGCGTGACAATCTCGCGACCTATTCTTTCATCAGCCGGCGCGGCAGCACCGCCATCATGCGCGAGGCCATCGGCGTCTGCGGCCTCATCACCCCCTGGAACTGGCCTCTCTACCAGATCACAGCCAAGGTCGGTCCGGCGCTCGCGGCGGGCTGCACGGTGGTGTTGAAGCCCAGCGAATTGTCGCCCCTGAGCGCCTTGCTGTTCGCCGAGGTGATGGACGATGCCGGTTGTCCGCCCGGCGTATTCAACCTCGTCAACGGGACAGGTCCCGTCGTGGGGACCGGTCTGGCGTCGCATCCGCAGATCGACATGATCTCGATCACGGGCTCGACCCGTGCTGGGATTCTCGTAGCGCAAGCGGCGGCAGTCACCGTCAAGCGCGTCGCCCAGGAACTCGGCGGCAAGTCGCCGAATATCATTCTGCCGGATGCCGAGCTGAGCCGGGCCGTTCCACTCGGCGTCGGCGCCGCCTTCCGCAATCTCGGGCAATCCTGCAGCGCACCGACGCGTATGCTTGTTTCCCGCTCACAGATGGCGAAGGTCGAAGTTCTGGCCGCGGCGGCTGCTTCCGAAATGGTGGTCGGCGATCCGCTTGCGGAAAGTACGACCCATGGTCCGATCGCCAACCGGCCGCAGTTCGAGCGTATCCAGGCCATGATCGGCGTCGGTCTGGAGGAAGGCGCCAAGCTCGTCAGCGGCGGGCCGGGGCGCCCCGACAACCTTCAGATCGGCCTCTATTCGCGGCCGACGATCTTCTCGAACGTCCGTCGCGGCATGAGGATTGCGCACGAGGAGATCTTCGGCCCGGTGCTGTCGATCATTCCCTACGATACGATCGACGAGGCGATCGAGATCGCCAACGACACTATCTACGGCCTCGGGGCTCATGTGCAGGGCATGGATATGGAGACGGTACGGGCGGTCGCGGGGCGGATCCGGTCCGGTCAGGTGCATCTCAACTGTCCCGACTGGGACCCGAACGCACCTTTTGGCGGATACAAACGTTCCGGCAACGGCCGGGAATACGGCATCGAGGGTATGGAGGAATATCTCGAGACCAAGGCCGTTCTCGGATTTTACCGATGA